The genomic window CAACTGCTGGAACGCAGTCTAATCTTGAATCTTGAGCAGGTTATAGCGTGTAAACCACGCTATAGTGTATAATTGCCATTTGTTGCCTCGGTAGCTCAGTGGATAGAGCACCACTCTCCTAAAGTGGGTGTCGTCAGTTCGATTCTGATCCGGGGCACTTTTTGCTAATGTTAGGGGATAGTGTTAGATTGTTTCTAACTTAAGCGATGATCCGTTATCGGCGGGGAGTTTTCGGAAGAACGGCGAGGATTCGTAAGATCCTCGCTTATTAGAACCGACGGGGTTGGCCCGTATAGCCAAACACGAGAGGCTGCAAGAGTTGCGTAAGCATCTTGCAGCAAGCGAGGTGGTACCGCGGCAATAACTGTCGTCCTCGCAGGGAAATATTCACCCTGTTGAGCGAGGAGAGCACAGTGAGCGAATCCACTAATCCAGCAACTAGCGCGTGCGCAAATACGTCTGCAAATCACGTATATCCGAAAGCAAATGTAACTGCATCAACGCAAGAAAACGCCGGCGCGCAAGTTGCACCAAATCCTTCCTTCCCAAAGCTTGAAGAATCAGTTCTCCAATACTGGGATGCAAACAACACTTTCCGCAAGTCAATCGAATACCGCCCGTCTGGCAAAGGTAGCCAAAACGAGTTTGTGTTCTTCGATGGCCCTCCATTCGCAAACGGTCTTCCTCACTACGGCCACCTTCTCACAGGCTATGCAAAAGACGTGGTTCCGCGCTATCAGACTATGCGCGGCCGCAAAGTAAACCGCGTTTTTGGTTGGGACACTCACGGACTTCCAGCAGAGTTGGAAGCGCAGAAGGAACTCGGCATCGAGTCGGTTGAGCAAATCGAAAAAATGGGCATCGCGAAGTTCAACGATGCTTGCCGTGCCAGCGTTTTGAAGTACACGAACGAGTGGCAAAACTACGTACATCGTCAGGCTCGCTGGGTTGATTTCGAGCGCGGCTACAAGACACTGAACATTCCATATATGGAATCCGTAATGTGGGCATTTAAGCAGCTTTACGATAAGGGCTTGGCTTACAAGGGTTACCGCGTGCTTCCGTACTGCCCGAAGGACCAAACTCCACTTAGTGCCCACGAGCTTCGCATGGATGCGGATGTGTACCAGAATCGTCAGGACACTACCGTTTCCGTGGCTGTTAAGCTTCGCGACGAAGACGATGCTTACGCAGTATTCTGGACCACTACTCCTTGGACAGTTCCAACAAACTTCGCAATCGTAGTTGGTGCAGATATTGATTACGTGGAAGTTCGCCCAACTGAAGGCAAGTTTGCTGGCAAAAAGTTCTACATTGGTAAGCCTTTGCTTGGTTCCTACACTAAGGAACTTGGCGAAAACTATGAGGTTGTGCGCGAGCTTAAGGGCGCTGAGATGGCTGGCTGGCGCTACTATCCAGTGTTCCCTTACTTTGCAAGCGATTCTGCGCTCGCTGAGGGTGGCACTCCTGGTCCTAACGCTTTTACGATTTTCACAGCAGATTATGTTGACACCGCTGAAGGTACTGGCCTCGTTCACCAGGCTCCTTACGGCGAAGACGATATGAACACGCTTAACGCGCACGAGATTCGCAGCGTTGACGTGCTTGACGCAGGCTGCAAGTTTACAAGCGATTGCCCAGATTACGAAGGCTTGTACGTTTTTGACGCGAACTTGCCAATTTTGCGCAACTTGCGTGCAGGAGACGGTCCGCTTGCTCAAATGCCGGAAGATCAGCGCGCGTTGCTATTCCAAGAAAAAAGCTACGTGCACAGCTATCCTCACTGCTGGCGTTGTGCAACTCCGCTTATTTATAAGCCTGTTTCTAGCTGGTTTGTGTCTGTTACGAAGATTAAGAAGCGCTTGCTTGAGCTTAATCAGGAGATTAATTGGATTCCTGGAAACGTTAAGGACGGCCAGTTTGGTAAGTGGCTTTCTAACGCTCGTGATTGGTCTATTAGCCGTAACCGATTCTGGGGCTCGCCAATTCCAGTGTGGGTGAGTGACGATCCAAAGTATCCTCGCGTAGACGTTTACGGTTCGTTGGATGAGCTTAAGGCTGATTTTGGCGACTATCCTCGCGACGACGACGGCAATGTGAATATGCACCGCCCATATATTGATCGCCTTACTCGTCCAAATCCAGACGATCCTACTGGAAAGTCGCAAATGCACCGTATTACGGATGTTCTCGACTGCTGGTTTGAGTCTGGTTCTATGCCTTTCGCGCAATTCCATTATCCTTTTGAAAATAAAGACTTCTTCGAAGAGCACTTCCCATGCGATTACATCGTTGAATATATTGGTCAGACTCGTGGATGGTTCTACACGCTTCACATTATGGCTACGGCTCTGTTCGACCGTCCAGCTTTTAAGAATGTGATTTGCCACGGCATTGTGCTTGGCTCCGACGGTCAGAAGATGAGTAAGCATTTGCGCAATTATCCGGATGTGAACGGTGTTTTCAACGAGTATGGTTCAGATGCTATGCGTTGGTTCCTTATGTCTTCGCCAATTTTGCGCGGTGGCAATTTGATTGTGACTGCAGACGGCATTAGGGATACGGTTCGTCAAGTTATGCTTCCAGTTTGGAGCTCATATTACTTCTTCACTTTGTATGCGAACGCTGCAAACGGTGGTAAGGGTTACGATGCTCGCAGGCTTCGCGCGGACGAGGTTGCAGGACTTTGCAACATGGATCGTTATTTGCTTGCTCGCACGCGTTTGCTTGTTGAGCGCGTAGAAAAATGCTTGAACGAGTTTGCAATTAGCGATGCTTGCGCGGCAGTAAGCGATTTTATTGACGTGCTTACGAATTGGTATATTCGCGGCAGCCGCGACCGATTCTGGAATGAAGACGAGACTGCTTTCAACACGCTTTACACTGTGTTGGAAGTGTTTATGCGCACGATTGCTCCTCTTGCTCCTATGGAAGCAGAGGCTGTGTGGCGTGGTCTTACTGGCGGCGAATCCGTGCATTTGGCTGATTGGCCTTATTTGGTTGAGCCGCAAATGCTTTCAGATGGCGAGAAGAACCCTAAGGCTGGCGAAGTCACTGAGCTTGGTGCTGTTCTTGCGCACGACGATGCTTTGGTTGCTGCTATGGATAAGGTTCGCGAGGTTGTGTCTTCTACGCTTTCTTTGCGCAAGGCGGAACAGTTGCGTGTGCGCCAGCCGTTGGCAAACTTGACTGTTGTTGCAGAAAATACTGCTGCTGTAGAGCCTTACGAGCAGGTGCTTGAGCGCGAGCTTAACGTGAAGAATGTCACATTCTGCACTTTGCAAGATGCAAGCGAACACGGTTTGAAGATTGTTCACGAGCTTAAGGTTAACGCTCGCGCGGCTGGCCCTCGTTTGGGTAAGCAAGTGCAGTTTGCTATTAAGGCTTCTAAGAGTGGCGATTGGCGTGTTAACGAGTCTGGCGCTCCTGTTGTTATGACTCCAAACGGCGAAGTTGCGCTTGAACAAGGCGAGTATGAGCTTATAAATCGCGTTGAGTCTTCGGATGCTCAAGCGGCTGCGAATACGGCTTCTTCTGCAATGCCAACTGGCGGTTTCGTTATGCTCGACACTGCTTTGACTAGCGATTTGCTTGCTGAAGGTTACGCTCGCGACGCTATTCGCGCTGTTCAGGATGCTCGTAAGGAGAACGGTTTGGATGTTACAGACCGAATCGCTTTGACTTTGAATGTGCCTAGCGTGGACGTTGCTAAAGTTGAGCAGTTCCGTGATTTGATTGCTAACGAAACTCTTGCTACAAGCTTAGAAGTTACTGAGGCTGATTCTAGCGCAACTGAGCTTAGCGTAAGTCTTAAGCGCGCGTAAAAAACACAACTAACAGCTAATTAACTAAACAAAAAACGTGCCGTTGTATGATTCATACGTCGGCACGTTTTGTTTGTCTTCGGATTTCGCATAAGTGTAGGCGAAATCGGGGTCGCGATACGCTCTAAGCGAAAAGTGAAGCAATGCGACACTCTGATTTTCTACACTTCCATACCTTCATATAAATTCGTTATGACAATAATACAAATTTATTCATGTTTGTATTTGTTAGTTTTATAGAAAAATTGCAATACGAAAGTGCAGGTAACGAAATGAGTGGCGATGAAAAGGGGCGGTGTATTTTATTCGCGTAGTAAGCGCGACTTATCAAGTGTTACCGCAATTGTTGGAATTGCAATAATATCACTGTTTGTTTTATTGGCGATTTTTGCCGACCTTTTTACTCTTATTACAGGTAATGATCCATATAGCGAAAATCCCGATGTTTTGTCGGATTCTTCGTTGCCTACAGGCATAGGCGGAATAAGCTCAAAACATTGGTTTGGCGTAACGCCATTGCGCGGAATTGACTTATTTGCAATCATCTCTCACGGCGCAAGAATCTCTCTTGGAATTGGCTTAGCTTCTACTGCAATCTCCGTTGTTTTAGGCGTTGTAATTGGCGTTATTGCTGGTTATTTTGGTGGTTTTGTTGATTTTGCAATTTCTCGCATTATGGACGTGTTCTTTGGGTTTCCGTTCCTAATCTTTGCGATTGCGCTTTCTGCGATTGTGCCTCAAACTTTCCCGCGTCCGCTTCTTTTAACTCTTATAATCGGCTTTTTTGGTTGGCCTAGTATGGCGCGATTGGTTCGCGGCGAAACACTTAGCCTTAAAAATCGCCATTTTGCTGTGGCTTCTAGAGTTATGGGCGCTAGTGCTTTTCATGTTTTGCGCAATCAGATTTTGCCAAACATGCTTCCAATAATCATTGTTAATACAACACTTTCTATACCAGGCCGTATTGCACTTGAAGCGGCACTTTCATTTCTTGGCGTTGGCATGAATCCGCCTTCGCCTTCGTGGGGACGCTCAATATCCGACGCAGTGCAGTGGGCATTGGTAGACCCGTGGTATTTAATATTCCCAGGTTTATCTTTGTCCCTGCTTGCGCTCGGGTTTAATATGCTGGGCGATTGGCTTTCTTCAAAAATGGAGATAGCAGCATGAGCGTTTTTCTTTACATTATTAGGCGCGTTGCAAGCGCTTTGGCTGTTATTGCTGTTATTGCAATGGCAATGTTTTTGATTTTCTTTATGACTCCAACAAATCCTGCTCAGCTTATGTGCGGCAAACCTTGCACGCCTGAGCGTTTAGCACAAGTTTCTGCGTTTATGGGAACTGATTTGCCTTGGTATAGTCAGCTTTTTAACTATTTGCAGGGTATTTTTGTTGGCCGTACTTTTGGCGATTCTGCATCTGCCAGCGCAATTGTTTGCGCGGCTCCTTGCTTAGGATGGTCTTTTGCGCTTAATGAGCCTGTTACTGGTTTGATTTTTAGTCGTTTTCCAGTTACAGCATCAATCGCCATTGGCGCTGCTGTTTTGTGGATGATAATTGGCGTATTTGCAGGCGTTTTGCAAGCTGTTAAGCGTGATTCGTGGATTGACCGCTTAATTGTAGCAATATCTTCGATTGGTATTTCGTCTCCTACCTACTTAATTGGTTTGCTGGCGATTATTGCTTTTGCGGTTTACATTCCCGTTTTTCCTACGGGTGGATATGTTAGCTTCTTTGCTAATCCTTTTGACTGGGCTTGGCATCTGCTACTCGCTTGGATTGTTTTAGCGTTGATAAATGGCGCTTTTTATGCGCGCATTACTCGTTCTACAATGATTAGGGAATTTGGTAAAGATTATGTGCGAACTGCAAGAGCAAAGGGCATGCCCGATTCACATGTTGTAGTAAATCATGCTTTGCGAAATGCGATTTTACCAATATTTACAATGTTTGGTTTAGATCTTGGCGGTCTTCTTGGTGGAGCGGTTATAACTGAGCGTGTGTTCTCTATGCACGGGTTGGGTTCGCTTCTTTTAGACGCTGTTAAGACTTTTGATTTGCAAGTTTTGGTTGGAGTTACGCTGTTTTCGGCCGCTCTTGTAATAATTGCAAATCTTATTGTTGACGTCTGTTATTGTTTGCTTGATCCTAGAGCGGCTAAAGTCGCCCTTTAAAGTGGTGATTAGTGAGCGATTAAAATCGCCAGCAAAATCGCCATTAAGGTTGCAACTAAAGTCGCTACTAAAGTCTTCTTTAAATCACAATAATAAAAATTTTTAATAACTTTATAACTTTATAAAAAATTAAGGAAAAATCATGCAAAATACACAAAATATACAAAATTATTATCAAATCATCAAAAAATTTAATCGCGGTTTTGCTCTAAATACATTAAGAGCAATTGCTGTAATTCTAGTGTTTTCGCTGGTTTATGCATTTTCTGCTTGCGGAACTGCTGTGCAAAGTGGTCAAAACCTACAAAAAAGACTACCAAATGCTTCTGTGCTTAATGGCAATCCAAAAAAGGGCGGAACGCTTACGATTCTAAGCTCTGAATCAAAAATGGATTTTGATCCTGCAAGAAGTCAGGGTTTGCCAATAACTTCTAATAGCCTAGTTTTCCGCGCTTTAACAACGTGGAAAGTAACGCCAAGTGGCAAAACGCGTGTTGTTGCCGATTTAGCAACAGATACGGGAACTGCTTTAGACGGCGGAAAAACTTGGAAGTACACTCTTAAAAAAGGCATTAAATACCAGGATGGAAGCCCAATAACGTCTAAAGATATTAAATATGGTCTTGAGCGTTCTTTTGCAAACTCGCTTACAGGCGGATTCGGTTACCACAAAGCGCTTTTGGAAGGCGCTAAAGACTATGCCGGTCCGTTTAGTGGCAAATCTTTGGATTCGATTGAAACTCCAGACAATCAAACAATCATTTTTAAACTAAATGCTGCTTTTGCTAATTGGCCTTGGGTTGCGTCTTTGGCGGCCTTTGCTCCCGTTCCGTTAAATTCTGGGAATGCGCAGGATTATGGTAAAAGCCCAGTTGCTTCTGGACCGTACAAAATTGTTGAAAACGAAGTTGGCAAGCAAATTGTTATGGTTAGAAACATTAATTGGGATTCCAGCGCGGATTCAATTCGAGCTAATTACCCAGACAAGATAATTTGGAAGTTTGGTGTTGATCCTTCTGTTGCTGCCCAATCTATGATTCAAGGCAATTCTGGCGCAGACAATGCTATTCTTGCAGATTTTGTGCCTCCAGCTCAACGCGCACAAGCTAAAGCAAGCTACAAGTCGAGCAATCTTTTAGTTACAAGCGGTGACGGAGCGTTGGAATATTTGGCCATGAACAATCGCCGTATTAAAGATGTTAAGATCCGAAAGGCGATTCAGTACGCTGTAGATAAGCAGTCGTATCAGCGAGCAAAGGGCGGTGCGGTTGCTGGCGGTTTTGCAACAACGCTTATTACTCCAGGCGTAAGCGAGCGCAAAGTCTATAATCTCTATTCTGCAAATCCGCGTGGGGACGTAGAAAAGGCTAAACAATTATTAAAGGAATCGGGTAAATCTAAACTAAAGTTTAGTCTTATTGCTCGCCCAGATCAGGCGCAAGTGGCATCTTCTATTCAAGCAAGCTTAAAGCGCGTTGGAATTGATGTTTCTATACGAACTGTGGATTCGCAGATTTTTACCGATATGATTACTGGCGATTCTGGCGACTACGATTTAGCTTTGTCTAAATGGCAGCCTGATTTTCCTTCTGCGTATGCAAATATTGGTCCGCTTTTTGACTCTTCGCAAATAGGCGGCGGCAATTGGAATATATCTCGCTACTCGAATCCAAAAGTGGATTCCTTGATTCGTCAAGCTGTTGGCGTTATAGATAAGTCGCGTGCAGATTTGCTTTGGCAGCATGTTGATAAAGAGATTATGCGCGATTCTCCAATCGTTCCGCTTATTTACTCTAAGAACACTTATATTCACGGAAGCAATGTGGAAAACTTCTTTGTTGGGTCTTTCCCGGCTTATCCAAACTATGCGCGAGTTTCGCTTAGAAACTAGAAAAGGATTTAAGAAAATGTTGGAAAATCGCGAAAACCCAGTGCTTAGCGTTAGTAACTTGTCTATTGCGATTGGCAAAAATCAGATTACGCATAACGTATATTTAAACTTATATGCGGGCAAAATTAGTGCGCTGGTTGGCGAATCTGGTTCGGGAAAGTCCTTAACTTCGTTGGCATTAATGGGTCTTCTTCCAGACGATTTTAGTGTTTCTGGCAAAGCGGTTATTAATACAAGCGCTAATGACAGTTTGGATTTACTAAGCAATAATGCTCCGTATTCTTATATTCGTTCGGGGCTTATTTCAATGGTATTCCAAGAGCCATCTACCGCATTTAATCCAGTTATGCGCATTGGCAAGCAAATTGAAGAGTCATTAAAATATCATCCCGAAAAGTTTGGCAAGACGAGCGCTCGCGCTAAAAAATCGCGAGTTCTTGATTCCCTTAGCGAGGTTGGCCTAAAGGATGTAAATCGCGTTTATAGGTCTTATCCGCACGAACTTTCTGGAGGGCAGCTTCAGCGCGCAATGATTGCAATGGCAATTATTAATCAACCTTCTTTGCTTATTGCAGACGAGCCTACAACAGCTTTGGATGTTACAACTCAGCGTAAGATTTTGCAGCTTTTGCGCGATTTAGCTAAAAAGCATAATATTGCGGTTTTGATTATTACGCATAATATGAGCGTTGTTAAGGCTGTTGCAAACACAGTTTATGTTATGAACAGTGGCAGTATTGTTGAAAGTGGGCTAGTTAAAGATGTGTTTTCTAATCCTAAAAACAGCTATACGCGATCTCTTTTAGACTCTATTGTTGATTTTGATATTAGTAATTTAGCTAGCGAATCAACTAGTTCGGAGGCTGGCGATTTTTGCGTAAACATTCAAAATGTTTCTGCTAAATATGATAAGTATTCTAAAATTTTCAACCCTTCTAAATACGCAATAAGTGATTTGAACCTTAATATTTTAAGGGGGAAAACGCATGCGCTGGTTGGCGAATCTGGTGCTGGAAAAACAACGATTGCAAAGCTTATTTCTGGTCAGCTTAAGCCAGAATCTGGCAGCATAAGCATAGAGGGTCTTAATTTATACTCCGATTGCAAAAAACGCGCAAATCGCAAGATTTTAAGCAATATTGGGTTCATTTTCCAAGATTCTGGCTCGGCGCTAAATCCTTTAAAAACTGTAGGTTGGAGCATTGCCGAGCCTCTTATTGTCAATAAAAGTCTTAGCGAAGAAGAGCGCAAAAAGCGCGTGGAGCTTGTTCTTAATCAAGTGCATTTGCCATTAAGCTTAATAAACAGGTTCCCGCACGAGCTTTCTGGCGGTCAAAAACAGCGAGTTGGCATTGCGCGAGCGTTAATAAATCGTCCTTCTTTGATTATTGCAGATGAGCCAACTTCGGCGTTAGATGCAAATCATTGCCTAAAAATCCTAAATCTTTTAAGTAGCTTGCAAAAGCAGTACAACTTTTCGTGCTTGTTTATAACGCATGATTTGGCTTTAGTAAGCCGCATTGCTAGCCAAGTTAGTGTTATAAAAGGCGGAAGGATTGTTGAGCAGGGAAGCGTTAAAGATGTATTGCGTTTACCTAAAAATCCATACACGCGCAGTCTTATTGATGCTGTTTTGCAATGATTATGTTTGTGCTAAAAAGTACCATTGTAAGAGTTTATTAGGAGGTTTTTATGTCTTCGTGCGCTCCAATAGGTGTATTTGACTCTGGGTTAGGTGGTATTTCTGTAGTTCGTGAGCTTCGAGAAGCAATGCCAAATGAGCGCATTATATACTTTGGGGATTCTGCTAATGCTCCATATGGCATAAAAACTCCGCAAGAAGTGCGTGAGCTTAGTTTTAAGATTGTTGAGCATTTTGCAAGTCTTAATGTTAAAGCTATTGTTATTGCTTGCAATACTGCCACTTCTGCTGCTGTTAAAGATTTGCGTGAGCACTATAGTATGCCGATTATTGGCATGGAACCTGCTCTTAAGCTTGCTTGCGATTTAGGTGGCGGCAAGCCTCAGCGCGTGATTGTTGCTGCTACTCCTTTAACGCTTAAAGAGCGCAAGTTTGCGGAACTTATGAATCGTTTTACGCAAGATCACCAAATTTTTTCTAGACCGTGTCCAGATTTGGTAGAAATTGTGGAAAATGGTGATTTAGGCAATAAAAATATTGTTATGAGTGCTTTGCATAAGTATTTTGATTCTTATGATTTAAACAATATTGATTCAGTTGTTTTAGGCTGTACTCATTTTGTGTTTTATAAAAGTTATTTTCGCGAGTTTTTGCCTGATTGCGTGAAGATTGTAGATGGTAATGCTGGCACTATTCATCATCTTAAAAGCGTCTTAGATTCAATGAATCTTCTTGCGGATAAAGATGACGAGGGGAGTGTTTTGCTCACTAACTCCGATTCAAGCGATCGTATTGCTAAGCTATCGCAATCTCTGCTTAATAGTGACTGCTGATTATAACTTTAATTTAAATTGCAGCTTATAAATATGTGATGAAATATGTGATGAATTTAGTTGTATAAGCTTTTGATTCAACTAAATATAGCATGACCGTATTTGCTTAAAATTAATAGCACGATTACGAATATCCATAGTGAGTCTACGATTAAATCGTAGTTAATTCTGTAATACGCGTTTAGAATTTTATTTTTTAATCCAATTCCTTGCGCGCTAACTGTTGCGTGGCTAAGTGACATGAATTGTATAGTAGTGCAAAACATTAGTACTAAGCACCATGGGCAAAGAACTTGTATTACGAACATTGATTGAGAAAACAGCCAATACGCGTACAAGAGTGCGCATAACCCGCCTACCCAACTAAATATCGCTAGCCATTTTGGAAGTTTTACTTTTGCTATTCCAATTACAGCAAGTGTTACAAATACGCTTTCGGCGGCTATTCCAAAGAAGGCGTTAGGGAAGCTTAGTTCGCCAAATCGTATGAATTCTGCTTGCCATGTTTGAGCTACTTTAGAGCATGATATGAGAGTGTTTATATCGCATCCAAGCGCTTTGTGCGGTGTGCGCGCAAGAGCTAAAGTTTCAGAAGATAATATTAGAGATGTTAGAAGGGCTATTGCAGAAGTAACTAGCATAATAGCGTAAACCCAAGTAGCAGAATGTCTCCAGCCTTTTAATGAGTTTGTTTCGTAAAGTGTTTTTTCGTCTACATTGTTTTCCGTTTTAGATAGCTCATTTATATTAGTGAGTTCTGTTTGTGAATTACAGCTATCCATAAGTACTCCTGTAAACGCTAATAATGTAGGGATTAATCGTTTATAAGATAAACGTTACATGCCACAGTTTACGATAATTGTATGACTGTAACTAGCACTAGCGCTGATATTGATTTTTTTGCAAACCCTGATGAGAATAATTCTGGTTGGGATTTGCATTGTCATACCTTTTATTCCGATGGTACAAAGTCGCCAGAAGATTTGGTAAATGAAGCTAAAACTATTGGTCTTAAAGGTGTGGCTATTACAGATCACGATACTACTGCTGGTTGGAGTGATTTTAAAGAAGCTGCTAATATTGCGGATTTTCCAGTTATTTTTGGATCCGAAATCACATCTGTAGAAGGTAATATATCGGTTCATATGCTTGCTTATCGTTATAATCCAAACGACGAGTGCATTATTGAAATGTTTGATTTAACAAGGAAACGTCGTTTAAATCGTACGCGTAAAATGGTGGAGCTTATGTCGCACGATTTTCCGATTACTTGGCAAGATGTTCTTGATCAAGCAGGTAAAGGGAATCTGACTACGATTGGCAGACCACATATTGCAGATGCATTGGTTTCTGCAGGTGTTTTTGAAACAAGATCTCAGGCTTTTGCAGGGCCAGTAGCGCCTCATGGACCTTATTACATTCCTACGCCTTCTCCCAGCGTTGATGAAGTTATTAAAGTTATTAAACATGCTGGGGGAGTGAGCGTTATTGCACATCCTGCGGATTATAGTAGGAATCCTGTTATTCTTTCAGACTCTCAAATTGCTTATTACGCTAGTTTAGGTCTCGATGGTTTAGAAGTGTATCATCGTGGTAATTCTTTAACGCAAAGACAAAGACTATTTGGATTAGCAA from Gardnerella vaginalis ATCC 14018 = JCM 11026 includes these protein-coding regions:
- the murI gene encoding glutamate racemase, which translates into the protein MSSCAPIGVFDSGLGGISVVRELREAMPNERIIYFGDSANAPYGIKTPQEVRELSFKIVEHFASLNVKAIVIACNTATSAAVKDLREHYSMPIIGMEPALKLACDLGGGKPQRVIVAATPLTLKERKFAELMNRFTQDHQIFSRPCPDLVEIVENGDLGNKNIVMSALHKYFDSYDLNNIDSVVLGCTHFVFYKSYFREFLPDCVKIVDGNAGTIHHLKSVLDSMNLLADKDDEGSVLLTNSDSSDRIAKLSQSLLNSDC
- a CDS encoding ATP-binding cassette domain-containing protein, with amino-acid sequence MLENRENPVLSVSNLSIAIGKNQITHNVYLNLYAGKISALVGESGSGKSLTSLALMGLLPDDFSVSGKAVINTSANDSLDLLSNNAPYSYIRSGLISMVFQEPSTAFNPVMRIGKQIEESLKYHPEKFGKTSARAKKSRVLDSLSEVGLKDVNRVYRSYPHELSGGQLQRAMIAMAIINQPSLLIADEPTTALDVTTQRKILQLLRDLAKKHNIAVLIITHNMSVVKAVANTVYVMNSGSIVESGLVKDVFSNPKNSYTRSLLDSIVDFDISNLASESTSSEAGDFCVNIQNVSAKYDKYSKIFNPSKYAISDLNLNILRGKTHALVGESGAGKTTIAKLISGQLKPESGSISIEGLNLYSDCKKRANRKILSNIGFIFQDSGSALNPLKTVGWSIAEPLIVNKSLSEEERKKRVELVLNQVHLPLSLINRFPHELSGGQKQRVGIARALINRPSLIIADEPTSALDANHCLKILNLLSSLQKQYNFSCLFITHDLALVSRIASQVSVIKGGRIVEQGSVKDVLRLPKNPYTRSLIDAVLQ
- a CDS encoding ABC transporter permease — protein: MKRGGVFYSRSKRDLSSVTAIVGIAIISLFVLLAIFADLFTLITGNDPYSENPDVLSDSSLPTGIGGISSKHWFGVTPLRGIDLFAIISHGARISLGIGLASTAISVVLGVVIGVIAGYFGGFVDFAISRIMDVFFGFPFLIFAIALSAIVPQTFPRPLLLTLIIGFFGWPSMARLVRGETLSLKNRHFAVASRVMGASAFHVLRNQILPNMLPIIIVNTTLSIPGRIALEAALSFLGVGMNPPSPSWGRSISDAVQWALVDPWYLIFPGLSLSLLALGFNMLGDWLSSKMEIAA
- a CDS encoding vitamin K epoxide reductase family protein, which encodes MDSCNSQTELTNINELSKTENNVDEKTLYETNSLKGWRHSATWVYAIMLVTSAIALLTSLILSSETLALARTPHKALGCDINTLISCSKVAQTWQAEFIRFGELSFPNAFFGIAAESVFVTLAVIGIAKVKLPKWLAIFSWVGGLCALLYAYWLFSQSMFVIQVLCPWCLVLMFCTTIQFMSLSHATVSAQGIGLKNKILNAYYRINYDLIVDSLWIFVIVLLILSKYGHAIFS
- a CDS encoding ABC transporter substrate-binding protein; the protein is MQNTQNIQNYYQIIKKFNRGFALNTLRAIAVILVFSLVYAFSACGTAVQSGQNLQKRLPNASVLNGNPKKGGTLTILSSESKMDFDPARSQGLPITSNSLVFRALTTWKVTPSGKTRVVADLATDTGTALDGGKTWKYTLKKGIKYQDGSPITSKDIKYGLERSFANSLTGGFGYHKALLEGAKDYAGPFSGKSLDSIETPDNQTIIFKLNAAFANWPWVASLAAFAPVPLNSGNAQDYGKSPVASGPYKIVENEVGKQIVMVRNINWDSSADSIRANYPDKIIWKFGVDPSVAAQSMIQGNSGADNAILADFVPPAQRAQAKASYKSSNLLVTSGDGALEYLAMNNRRIKDVKIRKAIQYAVDKQSYQRAKGGAVAGGFATTLITPGVSERKVYNLYSANPRGDVEKAKQLLKESGKSKLKFSLIARPDQAQVASSIQASLKRVGIDVSIRTVDSQIFTDMITGDSGDYDLALSKWQPDFPSAYANIGPLFDSSQIGGGNWNISRYSNPKVDSLIRQAVGVIDKSRADLLWQHVDKEIMRDSPIVPLIYSKNTYIHGSNVENFFVGSFPAYPNYARVSLRN
- the ileS gene encoding mupirocin-resistant isoleucine--tRNA ligase: MSESTNPATSACANTSANHVYPKANVTASTQENAGAQVAPNPSFPKLEESVLQYWDANNTFRKSIEYRPSGKGSQNEFVFFDGPPFANGLPHYGHLLTGYAKDVVPRYQTMRGRKVNRVFGWDTHGLPAELEAQKELGIESVEQIEKMGIAKFNDACRASVLKYTNEWQNYVHRQARWVDFERGYKTLNIPYMESVMWAFKQLYDKGLAYKGYRVLPYCPKDQTPLSAHELRMDADVYQNRQDTTVSVAVKLRDEDDAYAVFWTTTPWTVPTNFAIVVGADIDYVEVRPTEGKFAGKKFYIGKPLLGSYTKELGENYEVVRELKGAEMAGWRYYPVFPYFASDSALAEGGTPGPNAFTIFTADYVDTAEGTGLVHQAPYGEDDMNTLNAHEIRSVDVLDAGCKFTSDCPDYEGLYVFDANLPILRNLRAGDGPLAQMPEDQRALLFQEKSYVHSYPHCWRCATPLIYKPVSSWFVSVTKIKKRLLELNQEINWIPGNVKDGQFGKWLSNARDWSISRNRFWGSPIPVWVSDDPKYPRVDVYGSLDELKADFGDYPRDDDGNVNMHRPYIDRLTRPNPDDPTGKSQMHRITDVLDCWFESGSMPFAQFHYPFENKDFFEEHFPCDYIVEYIGQTRGWFYTLHIMATALFDRPAFKNVICHGIVLGSDGQKMSKHLRNYPDVNGVFNEYGSDAMRWFLMSSPILRGGNLIVTADGIRDTVRQVMLPVWSSYYFFTLYANAANGGKGYDARRLRADEVAGLCNMDRYLLARTRLLVERVEKCLNEFAISDACAAVSDFIDVLTNWYIRGSRDRFWNEDETAFNTLYTVLEVFMRTIAPLAPMEAEAVWRGLTGGESVHLADWPYLVEPQMLSDGEKNPKAGEVTELGAVLAHDDALVAAMDKVREVVSSTLSLRKAEQLRVRQPLANLTVVAENTAAVEPYEQVLERELNVKNVTFCTLQDASEHGLKIVHELKVNARAAGPRLGKQVQFAIKASKSGDWRVNESGAPVVMTPNGEVALEQGEYELINRVESSDAQAAANTASSAMPTGGFVMLDTALTSDLLAEGYARDAIRAVQDARKENGLDVTDRIALTLNVPSVDVAKVEQFRDLIANETLATSLEVTEADSSATELSVSLKRA
- a CDS encoding ABC transporter permease: MSVFLYIIRRVASALAVIAVIAMAMFLIFFMTPTNPAQLMCGKPCTPERLAQVSAFMGTDLPWYSQLFNYLQGIFVGRTFGDSASASAIVCAAPCLGWSFALNEPVTGLIFSRFPVTASIAIGAAVLWMIIGVFAGVLQAVKRDSWIDRLIVAISSIGISSPTYLIGLLAIIAFAVYIPVFPTGGYVSFFANPFDWAWHLLLAWIVLALINGAFYARITRSTMIREFGKDYVRTARAKGMPDSHVVVNHALRNAILPIFTMFGLDLGGLLGGAVITERVFSMHGLGSLLLDAVKTFDLQVLVGVTLFSAALVIIANLIVDVCYCLLDPRAAKVAL